CAATGCACTTTGTTCAGGGTAGCGTGAAAACCACGGAATGGATCACACTTTTAGAAGAACTAATTGAAGCCGGGAAGATAACCGCTTCTAAGTTTGTAATTAAACTTCCATGGGAACCAAGCATTGCAGCGCCAATCACCAAGGAATTAGAAAAGATGGGGCTAAAAACCTGTGCCACCGCAGTTTATTCTCTCAGGCAGTGTTACACGGCTTTAACTGTTGGTGTGGATTATGTTGCGGTTTATTTTGACAGGATGAAACGCTCGGGAATAGATCCAATAAAACGGATTCAGGAAATGTTGAAAATAGGGGCTAACACCGATAATTCCCCGAAGATTCTCGCGGCAAGTGTCAAGGAACTTCAAAGTGCTTATGAACTCATTGCTATCGGAGTTGATTCACTTACTTTGCCGTTGAAGCTTGCCAGAGAATTCATCGAAGGTGATTTTCTGATGAACGATCTTGAGACCTTCGAAAAGGACTTTAGAATGTGAGGATGTGTTATGGCGAATCCCATACTATGTGCTGGAGAAGTTTTGTTTGATTTCTTATCTAAGAACCCCGGAGCTGGTC
This genomic interval from Kosmotoga pacifica contains the following:
- a CDS encoding transaldolase family protein, whose protein sequence is MLFIDDFSEEAVRLVENPVFSGLTTNPTILKRDRPDLTMLDAMALLEKVPGTMHFVQGSVKTTEWITLLEELIEAGKITASKFVIKLPWEPSIAAPITKELEKMGLKTCATAVYSLRQCYTALTVGVDYVAVYFDRMKRSGIDPIKRIQEMLKIGANTDNSPKILAASVKELQSAYELIAIGVDSLTLPLKLAREFIEGDFLMNDLETFEKDFRM